In one window of Bdellovibrio bacteriovorus DNA:
- a CDS encoding pilus assembly FimT family protein translates to MRSQKGFTLIEIMIVLAILGAVVALVAPRFVKRDGNIKAVARSFIVLSKEIRNKARLTNSTYRLVINMDTQDEAYWVERANGPQPVDPKMYEEALKKDSEKKEDAPPPLFQMDKSLTKSEKKLPSGLRFGSVETINMKSPITSGLAYIHFFPEGFVEAAAVQITNGNNLTWTLVFNPLTGQADIIEKASSLKDVQR, encoded by the coding sequence ATGCGTTCGCAAAAGGGCTTCACGCTAATTGAAATCATGATCGTGCTAGCAATTCTTGGCGCGGTCGTAGCGTTGGTAGCCCCCCGTTTCGTTAAAAGAGATGGAAACATCAAAGCCGTGGCTCGGAGCTTCATTGTTCTGAGCAAGGAAATCCGCAACAAAGCCCGCCTTACAAATTCCACGTATCGCTTAGTTATCAATATGGACACGCAAGATGAAGCTTATTGGGTCGAAAGAGCCAATGGTCCTCAACCTGTTGATCCTAAGATGTACGAAGAGGCTTTAAAGAAAGACTCCGAAAAGAAAGAGGACGCCCCACCGCCCCTTTTTCAGATGGATAAATCCCTCACAAAATCAGAAAAAAAACTTCCCAGCGGCCTGCGTTTTGGCTCTGTGGAAACTATCAATATGAAGTCTCCGATTACTTCGGGGCTCGCGTATATTCACTTCTTCCCTGAAGGCTTTGTGGAAGCCGCCGCCGTGCAAATCACGAACGGAAATAATTTAACTTGGACTCTTGTTTTTAATCCTTTAACGGGTCAAGCTGATATTATAGAAAAAGCTTCTTCGTTAAAGGATGTCCAACGGTGA
- a CDS encoding prepilin-type N-terminal cleavage/methylation domain-containing protein — MRNKRGFTLIETVMALVILSSGLLLLANSWSGSFMRVRKTQLSTEVSALLERKMVEVEMEYQGKPLDSIPEEKEDDFGSEYPQYSWRMTSKEFEVPDFSATLTAQSGGADELTLTIMKTLAEHLGKSIKEVKVTVIYKGAKKPLEFSATQYFVDYDKQLPLPSIPGAGG, encoded by the coding sequence GTGAGAAATAAACGAGGTTTTACGCTTATTGAAACGGTGATGGCGTTAGTCATCCTGTCTTCAGGTTTGCTTTTGCTAGCAAATTCTTGGAGCGGCAGTTTCATGCGTGTTCGTAAAACCCAGCTTTCCACGGAAGTTTCAGCCCTCCTTGAACGCAAAATGGTTGAAGTGGAGATGGAATATCAAGGTAAGCCCTTAGACTCCATCCCGGAAGAAAAAGAAGACGACTTCGGTTCCGAATATCCGCAGTACTCTTGGCGCATGACTTCAAAAGAATTTGAAGTACCGGATTTTTCCGCAACTCTGACGGCGCAATCTGGCGGCGCAGACGAGCTGACATTGACGATCATGAAAACTTTGGCCGAGCACTTAGGAAAATCCATCAAAGAAGTCAAAGTCACCGTGATCTACAAAGGCGCGAAGAAGCCTTTAGAATTTTCTGCCACTCAATATTTCGTCGATTACGATAAACAATTGCCACTTCCTTCCATCCCGGGTGCCGGAGGCTAG
- a CDS encoding type II secretion system protein GspJ: MRNNKGFTMIELMITVAILATLTVLTAQSITQAIKAKGKLQDQIDDVSRMRDAMRLVERDINLAYHYRDLEKEMEQILKKKNSTNANGGGNGGMDPSVIPDPNQDPNNRREVPRRDPATHFVGNGESLNLVTMNNARTTRNTAQADFLEVGYSVKDCKNLRNDSTSSKCLWRRSTPYVDLDVTKGGDEVVLLENVSEFKLRYMGKGKQDWVSDWRTDAQGDGATKGKFPQAVEVSLTVEKKEKGKSKKYSMQAIVPIHFPNNPEEAANAQGNQGSWPQSGGATQ; this comes from the coding sequence ATGAGAAACAATAAAGGTTTCACCATGATTGAGCTGATGATCACGGTTGCAATTCTTGCAACCCTCACCGTCTTAACGGCGCAGTCGATCACTCAGGCCATCAAAGCCAAAGGTAAGCTGCAAGATCAAATCGACGATGTGTCCCGCATGCGCGATGCTATGCGCTTGGTGGAAAGAGATATCAATTTAGCTTATCACTATCGCGATCTTGAAAAAGAGATGGAGCAGATCTTAAAGAAGAAAAACTCCACGAATGCTAATGGCGGTGGCAACGGTGGGATGGACCCGTCTGTGATTCCCGATCCTAACCAAGATCCCAACAACCGCCGTGAAGTCCCTCGCCGCGATCCCGCAACTCACTTTGTCGGCAACGGCGAAAGTTTAAATCTAGTGACGATGAACAATGCGCGCACCACTCGCAATACCGCCCAAGCCGATTTTCTTGAAGTCGGTTATTCCGTGAAAGACTGCAAAAACTTGCGCAATGATTCCACGTCATCAAAATGTTTGTGGAGACGAAGCACGCCCTATGTGGATCTTGATGTCACTAAAGGCGGCGACGAAGTCGTTCTTCTAGAAAACGTCTCTGAATTCAAACTTCGCTACATGGGTAAAGGCAAGCAAGACTGGGTCAGCGATTGGCGCACCGATGCCCAAGGTGACGGCGCAACCAAAGGAAAGTTCCCGCAGGCCGTGGAAGTTTCTTTAACGGTTGAGAAAAAAGAAAAAGGCAAATCTAAAAAATACTCTATGCAAGCGATAGTCCCGATCCACTTCCCTAACAATCCTGAGGAGGCAGCAAATGCGCAAGGAAATCAAGGTTCTTGGCCGCAATCTGGCGGCGCCACTCAGTAA
- a CDS encoding general secretion pathway protein GspK translates to MRKEIKVLGRNLAAPLSNQRGVAMMVAVACIMLIMYFAMEVSYDSNVEYLVNSQSLNRVKAYYAAKSGMQLSLLRIKIYQQAQSKFGAQLGNSPMLDQIWKFPFAWPMPIPDELNAVDKDNFKKIFKESAMDSSYIVTIEDEGSKIDLNDLNSPSKTLQDMTKKQLLNIFEQKKQEDEEFAREYSNVRFEELINNIADWMSPKSQSLNGGDKRANYAELNQLSQTDYYPPNRAFRTIAELHMVPGMNDTFFDLLQPRITIYGMKGINPNLATKEVLKSLDPAMTDEVVAEIIKRRETEEEGGPFKCDQNGGSQDFWSFVQQKGIRIMGNPEDIPMTCDTVMNFKIRSTGEFAGATREITAIVMDLNRAATKIKSFVDKEKQDPNAPPEDPNKPKTPTGGNNNANTNQVQKGPPRIVFWQER, encoded by the coding sequence ATGCGCAAGGAAATCAAGGTTCTTGGCCGCAATCTGGCGGCGCCACTCAGTAATCAAAGGGGCGTGGCCATGATGGTGGCCGTCGCTTGTATTATGCTGATCATGTATTTCGCGATGGAAGTCTCTTATGACTCCAACGTGGAATATTTAGTGAACTCGCAAAGCTTGAATCGAGTAAAAGCCTATTACGCGGCAAAATCCGGAATGCAGTTAAGCCTTCTGCGCATCAAAATCTATCAGCAAGCACAAAGCAAATTCGGCGCGCAATTAGGCAATAGCCCCATGCTAGATCAAATCTGGAAATTTCCTTTCGCCTGGCCGATGCCCATCCCTGATGAGTTGAACGCCGTCGACAAAGATAATTTCAAAAAAATCTTTAAAGAATCTGCGATGGATTCCAGCTACATCGTCACGATTGAAGACGAAGGTTCAAAAATCGACTTGAATGATTTGAACTCTCCTTCAAAGACCTTGCAGGACATGACTAAGAAGCAGCTCTTAAACATCTTTGAACAAAAGAAACAAGAAGACGAAGAGTTCGCCCGCGAATACAGCAACGTCCGCTTTGAAGAGTTGATCAACAACATCGCCGACTGGATGAGCCCAAAATCTCAATCCCTGAACGGCGGCGACAAAAGAGCCAACTACGCCGAACTCAATCAACTGTCCCAAACCGATTACTACCCACCGAACCGCGCCTTCCGCACGATTGCTGAACTGCACATGGTTCCAGGAATGAATGATACTTTTTTTGATCTTCTTCAACCCAGAATCACCATCTACGGAATGAAGGGCATCAATCCAAATTTAGCAACCAAAGAAGTTTTAAAATCTTTAGACCCCGCAATGACCGACGAAGTCGTAGCCGAAATTATCAAACGCCGCGAAACCGAAGAAGAAGGCGGCCCCTTTAAGTGCGACCAAAACGGCGGCAGCCAAGACTTCTGGAGCTTCGTACAACAAAAAGGCATCCGCATCATGGGTAACCCCGAAGACATCCCCATGACCTGCGACACCGTCATGAACTTCAAAATCAGAAGCACAGGCGAATTCGCCGGCGCCACAAGAGAAATCACAGCAATAGTGATGGACTTGAACCGCGCCGCTACGAAAATCAAATCCTTCGTAGACAAAGAAAAACAGGATCCCAATGCCCCGCCCGAGGACCCTAACAAACCAAAAACTCCGACGGGCGGCAATAACAACGCCAACACCAATCAAGTCCAAAAAGGCCCTCCAAGAATAGTCTTCTGGCAAGAACGCTAA
- the pilM gene encoding pilus assembly protein PilM, which translates to MKSVGIDIGSSSIKIVEMTSSSKGFQVTQFIEHALNIAPGADQELEVIEFLRNFTATYDPNQTKFVLALRQDRVAIRNKFFPFNDRIKISKSLAFELEEDLPFSSENAVFDAKIVRTVGGGAEVLACAAPKVHVQNCIQRGQDAGIDPAIVSAEGTALANVFEKWNEAPPALLPPTIALNDEDNRPVRHVQLILNIGHSRTLVSAFEGNSLIAVRSVLWGGKNIAEAISKKYEIPFLESIKELQTKAFILTNKQGATFDQVTFSDTIAKSVRELARDLQLSILELKSEFNAQIGSIGLTGGVSQIQNIGPFLTQILEVPVNRASTLDLIPNVLFERSAYNGAKAGVALGLAIEGFKKPRNPPVNFLRGEFAKENHQMKMFWEKWGHTAKVLTAAVLVLFVYTSLRESFSVSLADRTQEVLKDQAKTVAGLRGRNASENGIRKYIRDNKKRAADLKTLASVANMNSALDVIKKVNDATPAKTAVTLDVQQLSVTDALVQMQGYVNTPQEASLLQQSLTNITSDGQVRTQRSTLKPMSGRTAFSFSFNVDRGIQKVTR; encoded by the coding sequence GTGAAGTCAGTAGGCATAGACATAGGCTCTAGCAGTATCAAAATTGTCGAGATGACCAGCTCGTCCAAAGGCTTTCAGGTCACTCAATTCATTGAACATGCCTTGAATATCGCTCCAGGCGCAGACCAAGAGCTTGAGGTCATCGAGTTTTTAAGAAACTTCACGGCGACTTACGATCCGAATCAAACGAAGTTTGTTTTAGCGCTTCGTCAAGATCGTGTGGCGATTCGCAATAAGTTCTTCCCGTTCAATGATCGAATTAAAATTTCCAAAAGCTTGGCTTTTGAGTTGGAAGAAGATCTTCCTTTCTCTTCTGAAAACGCCGTGTTTGATGCGAAGATCGTTCGCACGGTCGGTGGCGGCGCTGAAGTTCTGGCCTGTGCGGCTCCGAAAGTTCACGTGCAAAATTGCATTCAACGTGGCCAAGATGCCGGCATTGATCCCGCGATTGTTTCGGCAGAAGGCACAGCACTTGCGAACGTTTTTGAAAAATGGAATGAAGCTCCTCCAGCTCTTCTTCCTCCGACAATCGCTTTGAATGACGAAGACAACCGTCCCGTTCGTCATGTGCAATTGATTTTAAATATCGGTCACTCGCGCACTTTGGTCAGTGCGTTTGAAGGAAACTCTCTGATCGCGGTGCGCTCGGTTCTTTGGGGTGGTAAAAATATTGCGGAAGCGATTTCAAAAAAATACGAAATCCCTTTCTTAGAATCCATCAAAGAATTGCAGACAAAAGCTTTCATCTTAACAAACAAACAAGGTGCGACTTTTGATCAAGTCACGTTCTCAGACACGATTGCTAAAAGTGTTCGTGAGCTGGCCCGCGATCTTCAGCTTTCTATCCTGGAATTGAAGAGTGAGTTTAATGCTCAGATCGGCTCTATCGGATTAACTGGGGGTGTTTCGCAAATCCAGAACATCGGACCATTTTTAACTCAAATTTTGGAAGTTCCGGTGAATCGTGCTTCCACTTTAGATCTTATTCCCAACGTCCTCTTTGAACGCTCGGCTTACAACGGCGCTAAGGCTGGCGTGGCTTTGGGCTTAGCTATTGAAGGCTTTAAAAAGCCAAGAAACCCTCCGGTGAATTTCCTTCGCGGTGAGTTCGCGAAAGAAAATCACCAGATGAAAATGTTCTGGGAAAAATGGGGCCACACTGCAAAAGTTTTAACTGCCGCCGTTCTAGTTCTTTTTGTCTACACGTCCTTGCGTGAAAGTTTCTCTGTCAGTTTGGCGGACCGCACTCAAGAAGTTTTAAAAGATCAAGCAAAGACGGTTGCCGGACTTCGTGGAAGAAACGCCTCTGAAAATGGCATCCGCAAGTACATTCGTGACAATAAAAAACGTGCCGCAGATTTAAAAACATTGGCCAGCGTGGCTAATATGAACTCTGCTTTGGATGTGATTAAAAAGGTGAATGATGCGACTCCAGCAAAGACCGCAGTGACTTTAGATGTGCAGCAGCTTTCGGTGACAGATGCTTTAGTGCAAATGCAAGGTTATGTAAATACACCGCAAGAGGCGTCTTTACTTCAGCAGTCTTTGACGAACATCACTTCCGATGGCCAAGTACGAACTCAACGCTCTACCTTAAAACCCATGAGCGGACGTACAGCTTTTTCATTCAGCTTTAATGTCGATCGCGGAATCCAAAAGGTGACAAGATGA
- the gspN gene encoding type II secretion system protein GspN, with translation MEQFRQLLKLIRESKGKIAVMVVSAFVFLFMLFPFDDLSDLISSQVSRLTNNSVYLTFERLKMSVFPQPGVQMDQVYIESLRTPALSAQELVITPSVSGLIAQKPYGHVSAKGLLKGDVDLVVGKGAKSDNGIERQKIEVKAQKVSLHDLRELANLPILLKGQLNLETTALADLSFQEQPDVEIDMTISKFELPPSNVNTPMGPLTLPDLKLTSVELKGRLAAGRFVIETGTIGKPGDELYGTIKGNIGLNIVNRGGSFGQQIGAYNFEIDLRAKRSFQDRAALFLGFIDGYKTPTPEGAQYKFKISATNPMMPPSFGAAR, from the coding sequence ATGGAACAGTTCCGTCAGCTTCTGAAACTGATTCGCGAAAGCAAAGGCAAGATCGCCGTCATGGTGGTTTCAGCGTTTGTTTTCCTTTTCATGTTGTTTCCGTTTGATGACTTAAGTGATCTTATTTCTTCGCAAGTATCTCGTCTGACAAATAACTCTGTGTATTTGACTTTTGAACGCTTGAAGATGAGTGTCTTTCCGCAACCGGGTGTGCAAATGGATCAAGTCTACATTGAATCTCTTCGCACCCCTGCTCTTTCTGCACAAGAACTTGTGATCACTCCGTCAGTTTCTGGATTGATCGCGCAAAAACCTTACGGTCATGTTTCTGCCAAGGGCCTTTTAAAAGGCGATGTTGACTTGGTCGTGGGTAAAGGTGCGAAGTCTGACAACGGCATTGAAAGACAGAAGATTGAAGTGAAAGCGCAAAAAGTCTCTTTGCATGATTTGCGTGAGCTTGCAAACCTTCCCATTCTTTTAAAAGGTCAGTTGAACTTAGAGACGACAGCCCTTGCCGATCTTTCTTTTCAAGAACAACCGGATGTCGAGATCGACATGACGATCAGTAAGTTTGAGCTTCCTCCGTCGAATGTGAATACACCGATGGGTCCTTTGACGTTGCCGGATTTAAAACTGACTTCTGTGGAGCTTAAAGGTCGCTTGGCGGCGGGTCGCTTCGTGATCGAGACGGGAACTATTGGGAAGCCGGGCGATGAGCTTTACGGCACGATTAAAGGCAATATTGGTCTTAATATCGTGAACCGCGGAGGTTCTTTCGGTCAGCAAATTGGTGCTTATAATTTTGAAATCGATTTAAGAGCAAAGCGCAGCTTTCAAGATCGCGCCGCTTTATTCTTAGGCTTCATTGATGGCTATAAAACGCCAACGCCAGAAGGCGCTCAGTATAAATTCAAGATTTCAGCGACAAATCCCATGATGCCGCCCAGCTTCGGCGCCGCGCGTTAG
- a CDS encoding single-stranded DNA-binding protein, whose amino-acid sequence MSGVNKVILVGRLGADPEVKAIGSGSTVARLNIATSESWVKDGQRQERTEWHRVTVWGKLAEICGKHLSKGRQVYVEGKLQTRQWEDQQGQKRYTTEIVASTVQFLGSAGAEAGSGRSSSSSGGGDDYNFQDFGPEPSFDSNDEIPF is encoded by the coding sequence ATGTCTGGAGTAAATAAAGTTATTCTTGTAGGTCGTTTAGGTGCTGATCCAGAAGTGAAAGCAATCGGAAGTGGGAGCACTGTCGCTCGCCTTAACATCGCAACAAGCGAATCATGGGTGAAAGACGGTCAAAGACAAGAACGTACAGAGTGGCACCGTGTAACGGTATGGGGCAAACTTGCAGAAATCTGCGGTAAGCATCTTTCAAAAGGTCGCCAAGTTTACGTTGAAGGTAAATTGCAAACTCGTCAGTGGGAAGATCAACAAGGTCAAAAACGCTACACGACGGAGATCGTTGCTAGCACAGTTCAATTCTTGGGCTCTGCAGGTGCGGAAGCTGGCTCTGGCCGTTCTTCTTCATCTTCTGGTGGCGGTGATGATTACAATTTCCAAGATTTCGGACCAGAACCAAGTTTTGATTCGAACGACGAAATTCCGTTCTAA
- a CDS encoding ATP-binding protein, with protein sequence MSSNKISNRLHLIFAFVTLALGLMVMTGWWIKNLTIVQIHADFAPMVFNTAFCFAVISLGFLFSDRKDQTISKTCSAIVFLVSGLTLVQYLTGVSLGIDKLFVDPFVSVGSVISGRMAISTAICFIMISLSRFFKKRDFSSHIIIVTVSSLVIGFSLIGIFGYAFGFNSEYGWGSFSRMAVHTSIGQVLLALAMLWQLRVENRQLPEARRRTSVPSYVLIVGILTSILIWHLLILRDQDRNRRVVQIQAESIKANITNIFAPLEKALQHMARRFAAGAYENEKMWYADAESYFTEFEGLRRLLWADEKHIVQWVYPLDRGGSKLIKANVSTDAAVKERMAIAESEHRAYLSKFMELRTGGKGFVMFAPIYNKDKYLGTIRGAFLAKPVFEKIIDLSGYHVTIYEDGHEVFSTGTADAVFARDWKTKSRYHYMGAEWEILLIPSPEIIRENTSSLPNLVLFFGVSISVLLGIALSFFTRARDSEKAAKEAFEWKQAGMNSVPLLMISLDENTFIREMNSAAERILEYSTDEVKGKETPAIFHDLNEVVAFRDKMALQVGKTIELGPEYFEYFFKLGYNRASEWTIISKTGRRYSMVLSLSKILDEQGRITGYLGILEDVTQLREKEKLLKEQELKILASSRLASLGEMAAGIAHEINNPLAIINGHVSVLRRVLTQKGVAQDGDVTKKLDAIESVIQRIAKIIRGMRSYAHETDLTNEEVIAVESLVDDTLAFCHEKFKSEGVELAAQIQPDLKIRGRPYQISQVLLNLLNNAMDAVAVSPVKKVSLEASLRNGGVEITVSDTGPGVPYHLRSKIMEPFFTTKEVGKGVGLGLSISQGIVQSHGGKFYLDDNSTKTRFVIWLPQEKA encoded by the coding sequence GTGTCATCCAATAAAATTTCAAACCGCCTGCACCTAATATTTGCTTTCGTAACCTTGGCTTTAGGACTCATGGTCATGACGGGATGGTGGATAAAGAATCTAACCATCGTGCAAATTCATGCCGACTTCGCGCCGATGGTTTTTAATACGGCTTTTTGTTTTGCCGTAATTTCTTTAGGTTTTCTTTTTTCAGACCGTAAAGATCAAACTATTTCCAAGACCTGTTCCGCAATAGTATTTCTTGTATCAGGTTTGACGCTGGTGCAGTACCTAACAGGTGTCAGCTTAGGAATAGATAAACTTTTTGTAGATCCTTTCGTGAGCGTGGGCTCTGTGATCTCCGGGCGCATGGCGATCAGCACGGCGATTTGTTTCATCATGATTTCGCTATCGCGTTTTTTTAAAAAACGTGATTTTTCGTCTCACATCATTATCGTGACGGTTTCTTCATTGGTTATCGGATTTTCCCTGATCGGAATTTTTGGTTACGCATTTGGCTTTAATTCTGAATACGGCTGGGGAAGTTTTTCTCGTATGGCGGTTCATACTTCCATCGGGCAAGTGCTTCTTGCGCTTGCAATGCTTTGGCAGCTTCGCGTGGAAAACCGCCAGTTACCCGAGGCCCGCCGTCGTACTTCGGTGCCATCCTATGTTCTTATCGTGGGAATTTTGACATCCATTTTGATTTGGCATCTTTTAATTCTGCGCGATCAAGACAGAAATCGCCGTGTGGTGCAGATTCAAGCAGAAAGCATTAAAGCTAATATCACAAATATTTTTGCGCCTCTAGAAAAAGCCTTGCAGCACATGGCTCGTCGATTTGCTGCGGGTGCATACGAGAATGAAAAAATGTGGTACGCGGATGCAGAAAGTTACTTCACCGAGTTTGAAGGATTGCGTCGTCTTCTGTGGGCAGATGAAAAACACATCGTCCAGTGGGTGTATCCGTTAGACCGGGGAGGAAGCAAGCTTATTAAAGCCAATGTTTCGACAGATGCGGCGGTGAAAGAACGCATGGCGATTGCTGAAAGTGAACACCGCGCTTATCTTTCTAAGTTCATGGAACTTAGAACGGGCGGCAAAGGCTTTGTGATGTTTGCCCCGATCTACAACAAGGATAAATATCTTGGGACCATTCGTGGAGCTTTCTTAGCAAAACCTGTATTTGAAAAAATCATCGACCTCAGTGGTTATCACGTGACGATTTATGAAGATGGTCACGAAGTTTTTTCCACTGGTACGGCTGACGCGGTTTTCGCGCGCGACTGGAAAACAAAATCCCGCTATCACTATATGGGAGCGGAATGGGAGATTCTATTAATCCCATCCCCTGAAATCATTCGTGAAAACACGTCTTCATTACCCAACCTTGTTCTTTTCTTTGGGGTGAGTATTTCTGTTCTTTTGGGAATCGCTTTGAGCTTTTTCACGCGCGCTCGTGATTCAGAAAAAGCAGCTAAAGAGGCCTTCGAGTGGAAGCAAGCCGGGATGAACAGTGTACCGCTTTTGATGATCTCTTTAGATGAAAATACGTTCATTCGTGAAATGAACTCGGCGGCGGAACGAATTCTTGAATACTCGACAGATGAAGTGAAAGGGAAAGAAACTCCAGCTATTTTTCACGACCTCAATGAAGTCGTCGCTTTCCGCGATAAAATGGCCTTGCAGGTCGGAAAGACCATCGAACTAGGGCCTGAATACTTCGAATACTTTTTTAAGCTTGGCTACAATCGTGCTTCCGAGTGGACGATTATTTCGAAAACGGGCCGAAGATATTCAATGGTGCTTTCGTTAAGTAAAATTCTGGATGAGCAAGGGCGTATCACTGGTTATTTAGGTATTCTTGAAGACGTCACACAGCTGCGTGAAAAAGAAAAGCTGTTGAAAGAACAAGAGCTGAAAATTCTGGCGTCGTCTCGTTTGGCTTCACTCGGTGAGATGGCCGCAGGTATCGCTCACGAAATCAATAATCCTTTGGCTATTATCAATGGTCACGTCAGTGTTCTTCGTCGCGTCCTAACTCAAAAAGGGGTGGCGCAAGATGGAGATGTGACGAAAAAATTGGATGCGATTGAATCGGTGATTCAACGGATTGCTAAGATCATTCGCGGAATGCGCAGCTATGCTCACGAAACGGATCTGACAAATGAAGAAGTGATTGCCGTGGAGTCCTTGGTTGATGACACTTTGGCATTCTGTCACGAGAAATTTAAATCTGAAGGCGTTGAGCTGGCCGCGCAAATTCAGCCGGACTTAAAAATCCGTGGTCGTCCTTATCAGATTTCTCAAGTTCTTTTAAATTTATTGAATAATGCCATGGATGCCGTGGCGGTAAGTCCGGTAAAAAAGGTCTCTTTAGAGGCGTCCCTGCGTAACGGTGGTGTTGAAATCACTGTTTCCGACACCGGCCCGGGTGTACCTTATCATCTGCGATCTAAAATCATGGAACCTTTTTTCACAACGAAAGAAGTCGGTAAGGGCGTAGGTTTGGGATTGAGCATCTCGCAAGGAATTGTGCAGTCTCACGGGGGTAAATTCTATCTTGACGATAATTCGACCAAGACACGTTTTGTGATCTGGTTGCCTCAAGAAAAGGCCTAG